In a genomic window of Piliocolobus tephrosceles isolate RC106 chromosome 1, ASM277652v3, whole genome shotgun sequence:
- the PDZK1IP1 gene encoding PDZK1-interacting protein 1 → MLALSLLILGLLTAVPPASCQQGLGNLQPWMQGLIAVAVFLVLVAIAFAVNHFWCQEEPEPAHMILTVGNKADGVLVGTDGRYSSMAASFRSSEHENAYENVPEEEGKVRSTPM, encoded by the exons ATGTTGGCCCTCAGCCTGCTCATTCTGGGCCTGCTCACAGCAGTGCCACCTGCCAGCTGTCAGCAAG GCCTGGGGAACCTTCAGCCCTGGATGCAGGGCCTCATCGCGGTGGCCGTGTTCCTGGTCCTCGTGGCAATCGCCTTTGCAGTCAATCACTTCTGGTGCCAGGAGGAACC GGAGCCTGCGCACATGATCCTGACCGTCGGAAACAAGGCAGATGGAGTCCTGGTGGGAACGGATGGAAGGTACTCTTCAATGGCGGCCAGTTTCAG GTCCAGTGAGCATGAGAATGCCTATGAGAATGTCCCCGAGGAGGAAGGCAAGGTCCGCAGCACCCCAATGTAA